A portion of the Oncorhynchus masou masou isolate Uvic2021 chromosome 11, UVic_Omas_1.1, whole genome shotgun sequence genome contains these proteins:
- the LOC135548569 gene encoding diacylglycerol O-acyltransferase 2-like — MKTILAAYSGALKGTGYSILSSLQDLPSPPWPALRSKMEKHLQVIAVLQWVISFLAMGISCTVLLIYMFCTDLWVIAAMYTTWLIFDWNTPKQGGRRSSWVRNWTVWTYFRDYFPIRLIKTHNLLPSRNYIFGYHPHGIFSFGAFCNFGTEATGFSKKFPGIKPSLATLAGNFRMPILRDYLMSGGICPVNRNSIDYLLSQNGTGNAVVIVVGGAAESLDCAPGMNSVTLNKRKGFVRLALQQGSDLVPVYSFGENNVYKQVIFEEGTWCRLAQKRLQKILGFAPCLFHGCGLFSDSWGMVPYNKPITTIVGEPITVPKVEEPTRDMVELYHAMYIKSLRSLFDKYKTRFGLKESDILHIQ, encoded by the exons ATGAAGACCATACTTGCTGCCTACTCCGGTGCTCTAAAAG GCACAGGCTATAGCATCCTCTCGTCCCTGCAGGACCTGCCCTCCCCTCCATGGCCTGCCCTTCGATCCAAGATGGAGAAACATCTTCAGGTCATCGCAGTTCTTCAGTGGGTCATCTCCTTCCTCGCCATGG GCATCAGCTGCACTGTGCTGTTAATCTACATGTTCTGCACAGACCTCTGGGTGATCGCTGCCATGTACACTACCTGGCTAATCTTCGACTGGAACACCCCCAAACAAG GTGGCAGGAGGTCCTCTTGGGTGAGGAACTGGACTGTGTGGACTTACTTCAGAGATTACTTTCCCATCAGG CTCATCAAGACACACAACCTGCTGCCCAGCCGAAACTACATCTTTGGGTACCACCCCCATGGGATCTTCTCTTTCGGAGCCTTCTGTAACTTTGGGACTGAGGCCACTGGATTCTCCAAGAAGTTCCCGGGCATCAAGCCTTCTCTTGCCACCCTGGCTGGAAACTTCCGGATGCCAATCCTTAGAGACTATCTCATGTCTGGGG GTATCTGCCCAGTGAACCGTAACTCCATCGACTACCTCCTCTCTCAGAATGGAACTGGCAACGCAGTGGTCATCGTTGTTGGGGGAGCAGCAGAATCTCTGGACTGTGCTCCAGGCATGAATTCTGTCACCCTGAATAAACGCAAGGGATTTGTGAGGCTGGCCCTCCAGCAAGG GTCCGACCTGGTGCCGGTCTACTCCTTTGGGGAGAACAATGTGTACAAGCAGGTGATCTTTGAGGAGGGAACATGGTGTCGGCTAGCTCAGAAGCGGCTGCAGAAGATTCTGGGCTTTGCTCCCTGTCTGTTCCATGGCTGTGGCCTCTTCTCTGACTCCTGGGGAATGGTGCCTTACAATAAACCCATCACCACCATCG TGGGTGAACCGATCACGGTACCAAAGGTTGAGGAGCCTACTCGGGATATGGTGGAACTGTACCATGCCATGTACATCAAGTCCCTCAGGAGCCTCTTTGACAAGTATAAGACCCGCTTTGGATTGAAAGAGAGTGACATCCTGCACATCCAATGA